From the genome of Lotus japonicus ecotype B-129 chromosome 6, LjGifu_v1.2, one region includes:
- the LOC130726848 gene encoding uncharacterized protein LOC130726848 has protein sequence MKKGVHPQKQWISYVTQTGRLMHVMMTKIHPVGKVYHFRAKRQMAESLGQIAKFRRRFGLENPEADKK, from the coding sequence ATGAAGAAAGGGGTTCATCCACAGAAGCAATGGATATCGTATGTCACACAAACGGGGAGATTGATGCATGTGATGATGACAAAGATACACCCTGTTGGTAAAGTCTACCACTTCCGAGCTAAGCGTCAAATGGCTGAGAGTTTGGGACAGATTGCCAAGTTCAGACGCCGTTTCGGGCTAGAAAACCCAGAAGCTGATAAGAAATAA
- the LOC130726289 gene encoding uncharacterized protein LOC130726289, which produces MGRGKFKAKPTGRRQFSTPEDMLAGTSNRPKSFRQKEAEHEEEDPEQVSEDESEEESEEETKKNKGTQGIIEIENPNLVKPKNVKARDVDIEKTTELSRREREEIEKQRAHERYMRLQEQGKTEQARKDLDRLALIRQQRAEAAKKREEEKAAKEQKKSEARK; this is translated from the exons ATGGGAAGAGGAAAATTCAAGGCCAAGCCCACCGGTCGCCGCCAGTTTTCCACCCCGGAGGACATGC TTGCTGGAACCTCTAACCGTCCTAAATCGTTTAGACAG AAAGAAGCTGAGCACGAGGAGGAAGACCCTGAGCAAGTATCTGAGGATGAAtctgaagaagaatctgaagaggaAACTAAA AAGAATAAAGGTACCCAAGGGATTATTGAGATTGAAAATCCTAACTTGGTCAAGCCTAAGAACGTGAAAGCTAGAGATGTTGAT ATTGAAAAAACAACTGAACTTTCAAGGCGTGAAAG AGAGGAGATAGAAAAACAGAGAGCTCATGAGCGCTATATGAGGCTGCAAGAGCAAGGAAAAACAGAACAAGCCAGAAAAGACTTAG ACCGTTTAGCTCTTATCCGCCAGCAAAGGGCAGAAGCTGCTAAAAAGCGAGAAGAGGAGAAAGCTG CCAAAGAGCAGAAGAAGTCTGAAGCACGCAAGTGA